The proteins below are encoded in one region of Myxococcales bacterium:
- the dusB gene encoding tRNA dihydrouridine synthase DusB, translated as MDLRYVSEINQGVPVASPGEFKALSVGPLNIWPPVVLAPMAGVTNYPFRTLCKRFGAGLYVSEMITARPLVEGREKTLRLSDFGPEEKIRSLQLYGVDPHYVGLAVERLVKDGRVDHIDMNFGCPVRKVTRKGGGAAIPAKAKLLKNIVHAAVSNAGKVPVTIKFRIGVDEHLHTHLQSGYIAQEEGCAAVGLHARTAAQLYDGQARWEAIKELKQSLKHIPVLGNGDIWEAHDALRMMRQTGCDGVIVGRGCLGRPWLFRDLAKVFDGEAPPDPPTLGEVVDTMKVHAKLLVDWLGESQAMRNFRKHSTWYTKGFRKSAELRKKLMQVNNFSEFEEVLDTMPRDEAFPPTAMRVPRGKTAGTQKVALPEGFLDHLDDDAVPIGADEEAVSGG; from the coding sequence ATGGACCTTCGATATGTTTCCGAAATCAACCAGGGCGTTCCGGTGGCTTCGCCTGGGGAGTTTAAGGCTCTTTCTGTCGGCCCATTAAACATCTGGCCTCCTGTGGTGCTAGCCCCTATGGCCGGAGTGACCAACTATCCTTTTCGCACCCTTTGTAAGCGCTTCGGGGCAGGCCTTTACGTTAGTGAAATGATCACGGCACGCCCTCTGGTTGAAGGGCGGGAAAAAACACTAAGGCTTAGTGATTTTGGACCAGAAGAAAAAATCCGGAGTTTACAGCTCTACGGCGTGGATCCTCACTACGTTGGCCTTGCGGTCGAGAGGCTCGTTAAAGACGGTAGAGTGGATCATATCGACATGAATTTTGGTTGCCCCGTGCGCAAAGTGACGCGTAAAGGCGGTGGCGCGGCCATTCCCGCGAAAGCAAAGCTCCTTAAAAACATTGTTCATGCGGCTGTAAGCAATGCTGGCAAGGTTCCTGTCACGATTAAGTTTCGAATTGGCGTCGATGAGCATTTACACACCCATCTTCAGTCCGGCTACATCGCTCAAGAGGAAGGCTGCGCGGCGGTCGGACTGCACGCTCGCACGGCAGCGCAACTCTATGACGGACAAGCCCGTTGGGAGGCCATTAAAGAGCTCAAGCAATCGTTAAAACACATCCCCGTCTTGGGCAACGGAGATATTTGGGAAGCCCACGACGCTTTACGCATGATGCGACAGACAGGATGCGATGGTGTAATTGTTGGCCGCGGTTGTTTGGGAAGGCCTTGGCTTTTTCGAGATCTGGCGAAAGTCTTTGACGGAGAAGCCCCACCCGATCCACCTACCCTTGGCGAAGTGGTGGACACAATGAAAGTTCATGCCAAGCTGCTTGTCGATTGGCTAGGTGAAAGCCAGGCCATGCGTAATTTTCGTAAGCATAGCACCTGGTACACCAAAGGCTTTCGCAAGAGCGCTGAGCTTCGAAAAAAACTCATGCAAGTTAACAACTTTAGTGAGTTTGAAGAAGTTCTTGACACAATGCCACGCGATGAGGCTTTTCCTCCGACGGCCATGCGCGTCCCTCGAGGAAAAACCGCAGGAACACAAAAGGTTGCTCTACCCGAAGGTTTTCTGGATCATCTTGACGATGATGCTGTGCCCATTGGAGCCGACGAAGAAGCCGTTTCCGGCGGTTGA
- a CDS encoding DUF2490 domain-containing protein, which yields MSFSIPTLAQAESDYQNWLTLEGLSELSPQARRWLLYGLLQTRRGGMGTVSVVRAAAGLRLSEETNMMVGGDWLATLADRGGAEAHEHRLWQQFQVSFEWPYQLQLGLRTRVEERFSPDDSGVGIRLRQRVRLVWDFEHLPSAFSAFSVEAFFAMNDNTWSQQAGFDQIRLYGAIGYHFTNELRAEIGYQLLAQEENSSVFFSQYSRFLALE from the coding sequence ATGAGTTTCTCAATACCAACGCTGGCTCAAGCAGAGTCAGACTATCAAAATTGGTTGACTCTCGAGGGGCTTAGCGAGCTTAGTCCGCAGGCTCGCAGATGGCTTCTCTATGGTTTGCTTCAAACCCGACGAGGCGGCATGGGAACGGTGAGCGTGGTTCGCGCTGCTGCGGGACTACGATTAAGTGAAGAAACGAATATGATGGTTGGCGGCGATTGGCTCGCGACCCTGGCAGACCGGGGTGGTGCTGAGGCTCATGAGCATCGCCTGTGGCAACAGTTTCAAGTGAGTTTCGAATGGCCCTATCAACTGCAATTAGGTCTTCGAACACGGGTTGAAGAACGCTTTTCGCCTGATGATAGCGGTGTTGGTATACGACTAAGACAACGAGTGCGTCTTGTCTGGGATTTCGAGCATCTACCTTCTGCGTTTTCGGCTTTTTCGGTGGAAGCGTTTTTTGCCATGAACGATAACACTTGGAGCCAGCAAGCTGGCTTTGATCAAATACGTCTTTATGGTGCTATCGGTTATCATTTCACGAATGAGTTGCGAGCTGAGATTGGCTACCAACTTTTGGCGCAAGAAGAAAATAGCTCAGTTTTTTTCTCACAGTATTCTCGTTTCCTTGCTTTGGAATAA
- the topA gene encoding type I DNA topoisomerase encodes MPKSLVIVESPAKAKTIQKYLGKNYLVLASKGHVKDLPKRGGVDIDDNFKETYAVIEDKGKADVLKAIKKEAKNVDEVLLATDPDREGEAIAWHIKEELENSNINASIERVLFNEITKKGVKQGIENPRALDTDLYEAQRTRRVLDRIGGYPLSNLLWRKLAFGLSAGRVQTPALRIIVDRQREIDAFVPVKYWIVDAALVGKNRPSFTAVLDAVDGDKLDRVSSKPAVMKEELADTYVSELKAADFKIDKITKRAQKRNAPAPYTTSKLQQDASNRLGMQPKSTMRVAQRLYEGIELGKGKNAEAVGLITYMRTDSVRLSDDAVNECRDFIKKTYGKNTLPDKANVFKTKKQNVQDAHEAIRPTRLDLPPDEVAKWLKAEQLKLYKLIWDRFVASQMLPALYDQTTAEIEAKAKKHVFRLRVSGSVLRVPGWKQVYGVTSTELAGEEDAGSDKVEEGTLPELNEGESLNLVVPPSVQVHAKQTEPPPYFNEASLVKKLEEEGIGRPSTYAEIISKVQARDYVRKIENRLKPTPLGILVIDRLVADEFSLADISFTRKLEDDLDGVAEARVKRLDVLRPFHDALQAKIAKVLENKDKWWPEPEMLDEKCPECEKQLMKRWGRNGPFVGCTGYPECKHTRNIPTGDDEDGGSREPELTPYTCDECSAPMLKRWGRNGYFLGCSKYPECKHTRNLPLGVHCPKCGGEIVQVKGKGRSRAFYGCSNYNSEAKCDFRIWQKPVNQVCPDCKSDFLVPAGGKANPKLKCVREGCDYIGPMPDESADANEKLAPTGTDGKTSES; translated from the coding sequence ATGCCAAAGTCCTTAGTTATCGTGGAATCACCGGCAAAAGCCAAAACGATTCAGAAATATTTAGGTAAGAATTACTTGGTGCTTGCATCCAAAGGCCACGTCAAGGACTTGCCCAAGCGTGGTGGTGTCGATATCGACGATAATTTTAAAGAGACCTACGCAGTGATTGAGGACAAAGGCAAAGCGGATGTCCTCAAGGCAATTAAAAAAGAAGCCAAAAATGTCGATGAAGTCTTGCTCGCAACTGACCCTGATCGCGAAGGCGAAGCGATTGCATGGCATATCAAAGAAGAGCTCGAGAACAGCAATATAAATGCTAGCATTGAGCGAGTGCTCTTTAATGAAATTACCAAAAAGGGCGTCAAGCAAGGCATTGAGAATCCGCGCGCACTAGATACCGATTTGTACGAAGCTCAACGCACGCGTCGTGTCTTGGACCGCATTGGCGGCTATCCTCTTTCGAACCTGTTGTGGCGAAAGCTTGCCTTTGGTCTTTCGGCCGGTCGCGTTCAGACCCCGGCTTTGCGTATCATTGTGGATAGGCAACGTGAAATCGATGCCTTCGTGCCGGTGAAGTACTGGATTGTGGATGCAGCGTTGGTGGGTAAGAACCGACCTTCGTTTACCGCGGTGCTTGATGCCGTCGACGGAGACAAACTCGATAGGGTAAGTTCCAAACCTGCTGTCATGAAAGAAGAGCTAGCCGACACTTATGTCTCCGAGCTCAAAGCAGCAGATTTCAAGATTGATAAAATTACCAAGCGAGCGCAAAAACGCAATGCGCCAGCTCCGTACACTACCTCAAAGCTCCAACAGGACGCATCAAACCGTTTAGGTATGCAGCCCAAATCCACTATGCGTGTCGCGCAGCGCTTGTATGAAGGCATTGAACTCGGCAAGGGTAAAAATGCTGAAGCCGTGGGTTTGATCACCTACATGCGTACTGACAGCGTGCGTCTTTCCGATGATGCGGTAAATGAATGCCGCGATTTCATCAAAAAGACCTACGGCAAAAACACATTGCCAGATAAAGCCAACGTCTTCAAAACAAAGAAGCAGAATGTGCAAGATGCGCACGAAGCCATTCGTCCTACGCGTTTGGATTTGCCGCCCGATGAGGTGGCCAAGTGGCTCAAAGCTGAACAACTTAAACTCTACAAGCTTATTTGGGATCGCTTTGTGGCATCTCAGATGCTGCCTGCTCTCTATGATCAAACCACTGCTGAGATCGAAGCCAAAGCTAAAAAACATGTCTTCCGTCTTCGGGTGAGCGGCAGTGTTCTTCGCGTGCCCGGCTGGAAACAGGTATATGGAGTCACTTCCACGGAGCTTGCCGGGGAAGAAGACGCAGGTTCAGACAAGGTTGAAGAGGGCACGCTGCCCGAGCTCAATGAAGGCGAAAGCCTGAACTTGGTGGTGCCACCCAGCGTGCAAGTTCATGCGAAGCAGACTGAACCTCCACCTTATTTCAATGAAGCAAGTTTAGTTAAGAAACTTGAAGAAGAGGGTATTGGTCGACCCAGTACTTACGCTGAAATTATTAGCAAGGTGCAAGCGCGGGACTACGTGCGAAAGATCGAAAATAGATTAAAGCCAACACCCCTGGGTATTTTGGTTATCGATCGTCTGGTTGCTGACGAGTTTTCCTTGGCTGATATAAGCTTTACCCGCAAGTTGGAAGATGATCTTGATGGTGTTGCAGAAGCGCGCGTCAAACGTCTTGACGTTCTTCGCCCCTTTCATGACGCGCTTCAGGCAAAAATTGCCAAAGTTTTAGAGAACAAAGACAAGTGGTGGCCCGAGCCCGAGATGCTCGATGAAAAGTGCCCCGAGTGCGAAAAACAATTGATGAAGCGATGGGGCCGCAATGGACCTTTCGTGGGTTGCACGGGTTATCCAGAATGCAAGCACACCCGCAACATCCCAACGGGTGACGATGAAGACGGAGGTTCGCGCGAACCAGAACTTACTCCGTATACCTGCGATGAGTGCAGCGCGCCCATGTTAAAGCGATGGGGTCGAAACGGCTATTTCCTCGGCTGCTCAAAATATCCCGAATGCAAACACACCCGAAACCTTCCATTGGGAGTGCACTGTCCTAAATGTGGCGGTGAGATTGTACAGGTCAAAGGCAAGGGGCGTTCAAGGGCCTTCTACGGCTGCTCAAACTACAATTCAGAAGCCAAGTGTGATTTCCGTATTTGGCAGAAGCCTGTAAATCAAGTCTGTCCCGATTGCAAAAGTGACTTTCTTGTACCTGCAGGTGGCAAAGCAAATCCAAAGCTTAAATGCGTCAGAGAAGGCTGCGACTACATTGGTCCGATGCCGGACGAGTCAGCCGATGCAAACGAAAAGCTTGCTCCAACAGGCACAGATGGAAAAACGAGCGAAAGCTAG
- the dprA gene encoding DNA-protecting protein DprA, with protein MAQTLFKQSCIQPNSPVWPSRLQKLGKAPKQLWVCGDGPGDRPSVAVVGTRRASSEALGFTRELCAALAQVGLTIVSGGAHGIDTAAHQGALDGDGTTTVVLASPLDRPYPRRNHALFSTIVDRGGVLLSEQQPGQAIASWMFVQRNRLIAALSQVVLVVQAPVRSGALITAKWAQDLDIPVFFVPASPWDPRGQGALSLAKRGGLICTSVQDVLSHPALRGLKKRPRMHENPMLFEQKTNNIKLLDGDQQQIATLLKQGPMDRDGLIQASGLSAKRVQTALVMLSLAARVQELPGGRFRLR; from the coding sequence ATGGCTCAAACGCTTTTTAAACAGAGCTGCATCCAGCCGAATAGCCCCGTCTGGCCGTCGAGATTGCAAAAACTAGGCAAAGCGCCTAAGCAACTTTGGGTCTGTGGCGATGGCCCGGGTGATAGGCCCAGTGTGGCGGTGGTTGGCACGCGGCGCGCTTCAAGCGAAGCGCTTGGTTTCACACGCGAATTGTGCGCAGCGCTGGCTCAGGTCGGGCTCACCATCGTATCGGGCGGAGCGCACGGTATTGATACGGCTGCGCATCAGGGCGCGCTCGATGGTGATGGAACAACCACCGTCGTTCTTGCCTCTCCCCTTGATCGTCCTTATCCCCGACGTAATCACGCGCTCTTTAGTACTATAGTGGATAGGGGCGGCGTTTTGCTTAGTGAGCAGCAGCCGGGGCAAGCCATTGCCAGTTGGATGTTTGTGCAACGAAACCGTCTGATCGCCGCATTGAGCCAGGTTGTGCTAGTGGTCCAGGCTCCTGTGCGAAGCGGTGCGCTTATCACGGCAAAATGGGCTCAAGACCTTGATATTCCGGTGTTTTTTGTGCCAGCTAGCCCTTGGGACCCGAGGGGGCAGGGCGCACTTTCTTTGGCTAAAAGAGGTGGCCTCATTTGCACTTCTGTCCAAGATGTCCTATCGCATCCGGCCTTAAGGGGTCTTAAAAAGAGACCCCGCATGCACGAAAACCCCATGCTTTTTGAACAAAAAACAAATAATATCAAGCTTTTAGATGGAGATCAGCAGCAGATTGCTACCCTTCTTAAGCAGGGTCCCATGGACCGAGATGGCTTGATTCAGGCATCGGGGCTTTCTGCAAAAAGAGTACAAACCGCGCTGGTCATGCTTAGCTTGGCCGCCAGAGTGCAGGAGTTGCCTGGCGGACGTTTCAGGCTACGCTGA
- a CDS encoding ferrochelatase, whose amino-acid sequence MTHAWLCPVGFVSDHFEVIYDLDIEAQQNAKALGIKMLRAPTAGSHPVFIDMMHALVRENVQKLEPKAVGSLGPRVQPCKPGCCAAR is encoded by the coding sequence ATCACGCATGCCTGGCTTTGTCCTGTTGGCTTCGTTTCGGATCATTTTGAAGTCATTTATGATTTGGATATTGAAGCTCAGCAAAACGCAAAAGCTCTTGGAATAAAGATGCTAAGGGCTCCTACCGCGGGCAGCCATCCGGTTTTTATCGATATGATGCATGCACTCGTCCGTGAGAATGTACAAAAACTAGAGCCAAAGGCTGTGGGATCGCTTGGCCCAAGAGTTCAGCCTTGTAAGCCTGGGTGCTGCGCTGCGCGCTAG
- a CDS encoding ferrochelatase: MWTVSSELSQYDALLLLSFGGPDGPDDVLPFLKRVVQGRNVPEARLAEVAERYMQFGGKSPINELNEALIQALRVVLEKDGPHLPIYYGNRNWHPLLEDTLRRMRGDGIKHALAFVTSAYSSYSGCRQYLENIETARAALGEDAPMVTKIRPYFNHPYFIKAVVESARASLAAIQQQANGATVAYAFTAHSIPQAMSAKCDYLEQLNCVASLVAHELGIDSWKLIFQSRSGPPHLPWLEPDVNDYLRPLRKRASRMPGFVLLASFRIILKSFMIWILKLSKTQKLLE; encoded by the coding sequence GTGTGGACTGTGAGCTCGGAGCTTTCCCAATACGACGCGTTGCTTCTTCTTTCTTTTGGTGGACCAGACGGCCCCGATGACGTGCTTCCATTCTTGAAGCGAGTTGTCCAAGGGCGAAATGTTCCCGAGGCGCGTCTGGCCGAAGTTGCAGAACGTTATATGCAGTTTGGCGGCAAGAGCCCCATCAATGAACTGAATGAGGCATTGATACAAGCCCTGCGCGTAGTTCTCGAAAAAGATGGCCCGCATTTGCCTATCTATTATGGCAACCGAAACTGGCATCCTCTTCTGGAAGATACGCTGCGCCGGATGCGAGGTGACGGTATCAAGCATGCCTTGGCTTTCGTGACCTCAGCGTACAGTTCGTATTCCGGTTGTCGGCAGTATTTGGAGAATATCGAAACGGCGCGAGCAGCGCTCGGCGAGGATGCTCCAATGGTGACAAAAATACGTCCTTATTTCAATCATCCTTATTTCATTAAAGCAGTGGTCGAATCGGCACGTGCATCGTTAGCAGCGATCCAACAACAAGCCAACGGAGCAACTGTTGCTTATGCCTTTACTGCGCATAGCATTCCGCAGGCGATGTCCGCGAAGTGTGACTACCTCGAGCAGCTAAACTGCGTAGCTTCGCTCGTTGCACATGAGTTGGGTATCGATTCATGGAAACTTATTTTCCAAAGCCGAAGTGGCCCGCCGCATCTGCCGTGGCTCGAACCCGATGTTAATGACTACCTTCGGCCCTTGCGGAAGAGAGCATCACGCATGCCTGGCTTTGTCCTGTTGGCTTCGTTTCGGATCATTTTGAAGTCATTTATGATTTGGATATTGAAGCTCAGCAAAACGCAAAAGCTCTTGGAATAA
- a CDS encoding sirohydrochlorin cobaltochelatase — protein MFHTGVILIDHGSRRVEANAMLEQVAALMRKNVDDEVFVTHAHMELAEPDLKQAVELCLKEGIDRLIVHPYMLSPGKHASRDIPEMVEAIARNHPSIRFRVTEALGLHQGLIDAVKDRCGL, from the coding sequence GTGTTTCATACTGGAGTGATTCTCATTGACCACGGGAGCCGCCGCGTGGAAGCCAATGCGATGCTTGAGCAAGTGGCTGCTTTAATGCGCAAAAATGTCGATGATGAAGTCTTTGTGACGCATGCTCATATGGAGCTTGCCGAACCGGATCTCAAGCAGGCGGTTGAGCTCTGCCTTAAGGAAGGTATCGATCGCCTGATAGTGCATCCTTATATGCTTAGTCCTGGCAAGCATGCCAGCAGGGATATTCCCGAGATGGTCGAGGCGATTGCTCGCAATCATCCGTCGATTCGCTTTCGAGTGACCGAGGCGTTGGGCCTGCATCAGGGTCTCATCGATGCGGTTAAGGATCGGTGTGGACTGTGA
- a CDS encoding glycogen/starch synthase — translation MHILLISPGFYPFHGHNAVTEATAGLAKALRNLKYEVTTLCPLLPSEAHKQRGLARRLDPLSVKLGDQSKEFVIFESKSPSGVNHVFLSHEDPTSSASPETLSDMDVFFCEAASRFVHEFPEALDVVHVHDVACALCVPMLKSTEHTANANYPILFTLYDLEHQGKLSELQASELGLQNKDFSDSLLFAGTVNPAAAAIQYTDVLCTNTVRLAADLEDDSTAMGLKQRAEQREHCAIGIDFGVDTSVWNPATDTFLKTHYESINLQGKIQNKTQLQFEKDLDVEADTPLCVWLIENTDSLPESLDETFFQRLFRNELQLIICTPSDSLPEVVTTQEQSFEKQLRCQLNMSEQDQHRLIAAADFLLLSTSSNHLLNLSVVAFRYGSIPVVADTSFLPHCVLDCDTELRSGSSFLFSTTHNDDVLKTLQRALAAYSQKKLFLDLQHNIMKTDLSWDRSARHYAQLYKELASAEQKQEK, via the coding sequence ATGCATATTCTACTTATCAGCCCAGGTTTTTATCCTTTCCACGGACACAACGCGGTGACCGAAGCCACTGCTGGATTGGCTAAAGCTCTACGTAATCTCAAATACGAAGTCACTACCCTGTGTCCTCTTTTGCCGAGTGAAGCACACAAACAACGTGGCCTTGCACGCCGCCTTGATCCCCTCAGTGTAAAACTGGGCGATCAAAGCAAAGAGTTTGTGATCTTTGAAAGCAAGAGCCCATCCGGGGTCAACCACGTTTTTCTAAGCCACGAAGATCCTACCTCTTCTGCATCACCGGAAACACTAAGCGATATGGATGTTTTTTTCTGTGAAGCGGCTAGTCGTTTTGTTCACGAGTTTCCAGAAGCACTCGATGTCGTTCACGTGCACGACGTTGCCTGCGCGCTTTGCGTACCCATGCTCAAAAGCACCGAGCACACAGCAAATGCAAACTATCCGATCCTTTTCACCCTCTACGACCTTGAGCATCAAGGGAAACTGTCCGAACTACAGGCTTCAGAACTTGGCCTGCAAAACAAAGACTTTTCTGATTCGCTACTTTTTGCCGGTACCGTTAACCCCGCTGCCGCTGCAATTCAATACACAGATGTCTTGTGCACAAACACGGTCCGTCTTGCTGCAGACCTTGAAGACGACAGCACGGCCATGGGATTAAAACAGCGCGCCGAGCAGCGTGAGCATTGCGCGATTGGTATTGATTTTGGCGTCGATACTAGCGTCTGGAACCCTGCAACAGACACCTTTTTAAAAACACATTATGAATCCATCAATTTGCAAGGAAAAATTCAAAACAAGACGCAATTGCAATTTGAAAAGGACCTCGATGTCGAAGCTGACACGCCCTTGTGCGTGTGGCTCATTGAAAACACCGATTCCCTGCCAGAAAGCTTAGATGAAACATTTTTCCAACGTCTTTTTAGAAATGAATTGCAACTGATCATCTGCACTCCAAGCGATTCATTGCCTGAAGTTGTAACCACCCAAGAGCAAAGTTTTGAAAAGCAGCTTCGCTGTCAGCTTAATATGAGCGAACAAGACCAACACCGACTCATAGCAGCAGCCGATTTCTTACTGCTTTCAACATCCAGCAATCATCTGCTCAATTTGTCAGTCGTTGCATTTCGCTATGGTTCCATACCCGTAGTCGCAGACACCTCATTCCTTCCTCATTGTGTTTTAGACTGCGATACCGAATTGCGTAGCGGAAGCAGCTTTCTTTTCAGCACCACACACAATGATGACGTCCTGAAGACCTTGCAGCGAGCTCTTGCTGCCTATTCACAGAAGAAATTATTTCTAGACCTTCAACACAATATCATGAAAACAGATCTATCTTGGGACCGCAGTGCACGTCATTACGCACAACTCTATAAAGAACTCGCCTCTGCCGAACAAAAACAGGAGAAATAG
- a CDS encoding enoyl-CoA hydratase/isomerase family protein, translating to MSSSPILQSENNGIVTLEFNRPEKMNALNVAMYVELKEALERAAKQNAIAAVLLQGSGGNFSSGNDLADFASQDTEKFGKAVLSFLDTLAQFPKPIVAKVQGYAVGIGTTMLLHCDFAYATKDAQFGLPFVKLGLVPEAASSYLLPLLAGHRKASELLLLAQGFGSDEAKEMGILNAVGNEQAMDSAVEQTLALLRSLPREAVLESKRLLKLPFQKQIQDQIKHEAQAFMLGLRSAATQQAIAAFFEKSKTNA from the coding sequence ATGAGTTCCTCTCCTATTCTTCAAAGCGAAAACAACGGTATTGTTACACTCGAGTTTAATCGACCCGAAAAAATGAACGCCCTCAATGTGGCGATGTATGTTGAGCTAAAAGAAGCTCTCGAGCGTGCTGCCAAACAAAACGCGATTGCCGCGGTGCTGCTGCAAGGTAGCGGTGGCAACTTTTCAAGCGGAAACGATCTGGCCGATTTTGCTTCGCAAGACACTGAAAAGTTTGGCAAAGCCGTTCTCAGCTTTCTTGATACCTTGGCTCAATTTCCCAAACCCATTGTTGCGAAAGTGCAAGGATATGCTGTGGGCATTGGAACAACAATGCTTCTGCATTGCGATTTTGCCTACGCAACAAAGGATGCTCAGTTTGGGCTGCCCTTTGTAAAGCTTGGGCTCGTACCCGAAGCAGCTTCAAGTTACTTGCTCCCATTGCTTGCCGGCCACCGCAAAGCAAGTGAACTGCTTTTGCTTGCTCAAGGCTTCGGAAGCGACGAAGCCAAAGAGATGGGGATTCTCAATGCAGTCGGTAATGAGCAGGCGATGGATTCAGCTGTCGAGCAAACACTTGCTTTGCTTCGCTCATTGCCGCGTGAAGCAGTTTTAGAAAGCAAACGTCTGCTCAAACTTCCCTTTCAAAAACAAATCCAGGATCAAATAAAGCACGAAGCCCAGGCTTTTATGTTGGGGCTCCGTTCAGCAGCCACACAGCAAGCCATCGCTGCGTTTTTTGAGAAATCAAAAACAAACGCCTGA
- a CDS encoding HAD-IG family 5'-nucleotidase: MRKLPEINRRIFCNRTLNLRSIKAVGFDMDYTLIHYNTEAWEQRAYEHVRNRLAEAGFPVKHLRFDASLVKLGLTIDTELGNLVKANRFRYIKRACHGTRPLSYDEQRKTYGRVQIDLNQPRWRFMNTLFSLSEACMYVQMVDLLDKGRLDNRLGYSDVYRIVRSRIDETHMEGTLKQEIINDPKRFVELDKEIPLALLDLKYAGKKLLLITNSEWHYSEAMMNYAFAPFLPKKMNWKELFDVIIVEAQKPDFFTTRKSIFEIVDHKEGLLRPFFGKLKKGGTYLGGNAALLEDWLGIDGEEFLYIGDHIYADVLVSKDLLRWRTALIVRELEQDIESDKKFLSKQKELEKLMVQKECLEHEYSLLRLDLQRLKNKYGPKPKATMGSLQQSIKTVRAKVVSLDERIGPLAKQASELTNSIWGPLMRAGNDKSYIARQIERYADIYMSRVSNLVEQTPFVYMRSQRGMQPHDPGNL; encoded by the coding sequence ATGAGAAAACTTCCTGAAATAAACCGACGTATTTTCTGTAACCGCACCTTGAATCTGCGCTCCATCAAAGCCGTTGGCTTTGACATGGACTACACCCTAATCCACTACAACACCGAAGCTTGGGAGCAGCGGGCCTATGAGCATGTGCGTAACCGTCTTGCAGAAGCAGGCTTTCCCGTCAAACATCTTCGTTTCGATGCAAGTTTGGTAAAGCTTGGCCTTACGATTGACACCGAACTTGGCAACTTGGTTAAAGCAAATCGCTTTCGGTACATCAAACGTGCTTGCCATGGAACACGCCCTTTGAGTTACGATGAACAACGTAAAACTTATGGTCGTGTTCAGATTGATTTAAATCAGCCTCGATGGCGCTTCATGAACACCTTGTTTTCGCTTTCCGAGGCTTGCATGTACGTGCAAATGGTTGATTTGCTCGACAAGGGCCGGCTAGACAACCGTTTGGGCTACAGCGATGTCTATCGCATTGTGCGCTCACGCATTGATGAGACCCACATGGAGGGCACCCTAAAGCAAGAGATCATCAATGACCCAAAGCGTTTCGTCGAGCTCGATAAAGAAATTCCACTGGCGCTATTGGACCTCAAATACGCTGGGAAAAAACTTTTGCTGATTACCAATTCGGAATGGCACTACAGCGAAGCCATGATGAACTATGCTTTCGCTCCTTTTCTTCCCAAAAAAATGAATTGGAAAGAATTGTTCGACGTAATTATTGTTGAAGCCCAGAAACCGGACTTTTTTACAACACGAAAATCTATTTTTGAAATCGTCGATCACAAAGAAGGCCTGCTTCGACCTTTCTTTGGCAAACTTAAAAAAGGCGGAACCTATCTTGGCGGGAATGCAGCCCTGCTTGAAGACTGGCTGGGAATCGACGGTGAAGAATTTTTATACATTGGCGATCACATCTATGCCGATGTTTTGGTCTCGAAAGATCTCTTGCGTTGGCGAACAGCGCTCATCGTAAGAGAGCTCGAGCAAGACATCGAAAGCGATAAAAAATTTCTAAGCAAACAAAAAGAGCTCGAAAAACTCATGGTGCAAAAAGAATGCCTTGAGCATGAGTACTCGCTTTTACGCCTTGATTTGCAACGCCTCAAAAACAAATACGGGCCAAAACCCAAAGCAACCATGGGGAGTCTTCAGCAGTCGATCAAAACCGTTCGTGCCAAAGTAGTTAGTTTGGACGAAAGAATCGGACCTCTTGCAAAACAGGCTTCGGAGCTTACCAATTCCATCTGGGGACCATTGATGCGTGCCGGAAACGATAAAAGTTATATCGCGAGACAAATTGAGCGCTATGCGGACATTTACATGTCGCGCGTTTCGAACTTAGTTGAGCAGACCCCTTTTGTTTACATGCGTTCTCAGCGCGGTATGCAGCCTCACGATCCTGGTAATCTTTAA